The Anaerohalosphaeraceae bacterium genome includes a window with the following:
- a CDS encoding response regulator codes for MVPKKILIVEDEEDVQELIQYNLRKNGYQCEAALDGKTALAKAETTKPDLVLLDLMIPKIDGLQVCRTLKSSTDLSRIPVIILTAKGTESDIVAGLEAGADDYITKPFSPQVLLARIKAVLRRTEAPPPSEKSVIKIHNIEIDPGRHRTFVNGKEVELTSTEFKMLHFLAARPGWVFTRYQIVDAVHGPDYPVTDRSVDVQIVGLRKKLGKAGDLIETVRGVGYRFREES; via the coding sequence ATGGTTCCCAAAAAGATTTTGATTGTAGAAGATGAAGAAGATGTTCAAGAGCTGATTCAATATAATCTTCGCAAGAACGGCTATCAATGCGAGGCGGCTTTGGACGGGAAAACTGCCTTGGCCAAGGCAGAAACAACAAAACCGGACCTTGTATTGCTTGATTTAATGATACCCAAAATCGATGGGCTTCAGGTCTGTCGGACTCTAAAAAGCAGTACGGACCTATCGAGAATTCCCGTGATCATTCTGACCGCTAAAGGGACAGAATCCGATATAGTCGCAGGATTGGAGGCGGGAGCGGATGATTACATTACCAAACCTTTCAGCCCGCAAGTTCTCCTGGCCCGAATTAAAGCCGTCTTGCGGCGTACAGAAGCGCCGCCGCCGAGTGAGAAATCGGTTATCAAGATACACAATATAGAAATAGACCCGGGCCGACACCGAACTTTTGTAAACGGCAAAGAAGTGGAGCTGACTTCTACAGAATTCAAGATGCTGCATTTTCTGGCTGCTCGTCCCGGCTGGGTCTTCACCCGCTATCAGATTGTCGATGCTGTCCACGGGCCTGACTATCCTGTCACCGACCGGTCTGTGGACGTGCAGATTGTCGGCCTGCGAAAGAAACTCGGCAAGGCCGGCGACCTGATTGAAACGGTTCGGGGAGTCGGCTATCGTTTTCGGGAGGAAAGCTGA
- a CDS encoding PTS sugar transporter subunit IIA: protein MKLSDIVCFSAIVPELEAKDRNGAIRELVGLLHQSGCLGTCDPEKLVRAIIQRENEASTGMGKGVALPHIKAEGIAEPVAAIGRSSHGIDFRALDKQPVYTVLLLVSPKDNPDKHLQAMEILFRNLNQDDFRRFLRQAQTAEEIAEIIRDAG from the coding sequence ATGAAATTGTCAGACATTGTGTGTTTTTCGGCAATCGTCCCGGAGCTGGAGGCCAAGGACCGCAATGGGGCGATTCGGGAATTGGTAGGGCTTCTTCATCAAAGCGGCTGTTTGGGAACCTGTGACCCGGAGAAACTGGTTCGTGCGATTATTCAGCGGGAAAATGAAGCCAGTACCGGCATGGGCAAAGGGGTGGCTCTTCCGCATATTAAGGCGGAGGGAATCGCCGAGCCGGTCGCTGCCATCGGACGGAGCAGTCATGGAATCGATTTTCGGGCGCTCGACAAGCAGCCGGTCTATACGGTTCTGCTGCTGGTCAGCCCCAAAGACAACCCGGATAAGCATCTTCAGGCCATGGAGATTCTGTTCCGGAATCTGAATCAGGACGATTTTCGGCGGTTTCTGCGTCAGGCCCAGACGGCCGAGGAGATTGCTGAGATTATACGAGATGCCGGCTGA
- a CDS encoding ATP-binding protein, with amino-acid sequence MAKRQALLWQIYPAVLILLLCFLAALYWTLSTVLQKNFLEEKKEELRIRAVFVQSQIAAAVKEPFDPPAIDQLCKTLGRQTATRITVITLDGKVLGESDKDPSLMDNHLSRPEIQQALGGHVGYDIRPSTTLGERFLYVAVPYPAENPSLFIRTAASVKQMDEILGQIRRQMMLSAVPAGVFLALLLWLICWRLTRPLKEMEAAARRLAEGDVSVRMPPARTREFASLAKSMNKMAQELIQRLDTITAQRNEQQAVLTSMSEGVLAMDLQNRCISINNAACKLLQITVPDPVGRTLPEIIRNTQFHDFVQKALVSAESLEEHLLFREPDQSRSIQARSSVLMDREGNRIGTLIVLNDITDVYKAQRVKSDFVANVSHELKTPVTSIKGFIETLLDGAKDNPEDLHRFLEIMRRQTERLNSIIEDLLTLSAIEQQTQESAITRQTVSLKTVLKEAVECCLHQANQKQISLQINCPDNLTAFVNSSLLIQALVNLIDNAIKYSETGQSILLQASREGPSIRIDVKDSGCGIAKEHLPRLFERFYRADKARSRALGGTGLGLAIVKHIVLAHNGTVQVDSTVGKGSTFSIFLPAENS; translated from the coding sequence ATGGCCAAACGGCAGGCTCTTCTCTGGCAAATTTATCCGGCAGTTCTCATCCTCCTGCTCTGTTTCCTGGCTGCCCTGTATTGGACCCTGTCTACTGTTCTCCAAAAGAATTTCCTGGAAGAAAAAAAGGAAGAGCTGCGAATCCGTGCGGTCTTTGTTCAGTCGCAAATTGCCGCTGCCGTCAAAGAGCCGTTTGACCCGCCGGCCATTGACCAGTTGTGCAAAACACTCGGCCGTCAAACCGCCACCCGCATCACCGTCATCACCCTGGATGGAAAGGTGCTGGGCGAATCCGACAAAGACCCCTCGCTGATGGACAACCATCTTTCCCGACCGGAAATTCAGCAGGCCCTTGGCGGGCATGTGGGATATGATATCCGCCCCAGCACGACTCTCGGAGAGCGTTTTCTATACGTCGCCGTTCCCTATCCGGCGGAGAACCCCTCTCTGTTTATCCGCACCGCCGCATCCGTCAAACAAATGGATGAGATTTTAGGGCAAATCCGCCGCCAGATGATGCTCTCCGCTGTTCCTGCGGGAGTTTTTCTGGCCCTGCTGCTGTGGCTGATCTGCTGGCGTCTGACCAGACCGCTGAAAGAAATGGAGGCGGCCGCCCGCCGGCTGGCCGAAGGAGATGTAAGCGTCCGGATGCCGCCGGCCAGGACACGGGAGTTTGCCTCGCTGGCCAAATCCATGAACAAAATGGCTCAGGAACTGATTCAGCGGCTGGACACCATTACCGCTCAGCGGAATGAACAGCAGGCTGTTTTGACCAGCATGAGCGAAGGCGTTCTGGCGATGGACCTGCAAAACCGCTGTATCAGTATTAATAACGCCGCCTGTAAACTTCTGCAGATTACCGTCCCGGACCCGGTCGGGCGGACGCTGCCGGAAATTATCCGCAACACGCAATTTCACGACTTCGTCCAAAAGGCCCTGGTCAGTGCGGAATCCCTGGAAGAACATTTGCTGTTTCGGGAACCTGACCAATCCCGTTCCATTCAGGCCCGCAGCAGTGTTCTGATGGATCGGGAAGGAAACCGCATCGGAACCCTGATTGTTCTTAACGATATTACGGATGTGTATAAAGCCCAGCGGGTCAAAAGCGATTTTGTGGCGAATGTCTCCCATGAGCTGAAAACCCCTGTTACCAGTATTAAGGGCTTCATTGAAACGCTCCTGGACGGTGCGAAAGACAACCCCGAAGACCTCCATCGATTCCTGGAAATCATGCGCCGCCAGACGGAACGGCTCAATTCCATCATCGAAGACCTTTTGACCCTGTCAGCCATTGAACAGCAGACCCAGGAATCCGCCATCACCCGCCAGACCGTTTCTTTGAAAACCGTTCTTAAAGAAGCCGTTGAATGCTGTCTGCACCAGGCCAACCAGAAACAAATCTCCCTGCAAATCAACTGTCCGGATAACCTGACAGCCTTTGTCAACTCTTCTTTGCTTATTCAGGCCCTGGTTAACCTGATTGATAATGCGATAAAATACAGCGAAACAGGCCAATCTATCCTTCTTCAGGCCTCTCGTGAGGGGCCCTCCATTCGCATCGACGTAAAAGACAGCGGCTGCGGGATTGCCAAAGAACATCTGCCGCGTCTGTTCGAACGGTTCTATCGGGCTGATAAGGCCCGCAGCCGTGCTTTAGGCGGTACCGGACTGGGTCTGGCTATTGTCAAACACATCGTCCTGGCTCACAACGGCACGGTCCAGGTGGACAGCACCGTGGGCAAAGGAAGCACGTTTTCCATTTTTTTGCCTGCAGAAAATTCCTGA
- the pstC gene encoding phosphate ABC transporter permease subunit PstC: protein MTTAVSQSDEAVRFPRPLRLTFRDDLRSTLLSWFVKSFLFVVTFCSVAAVLLIFVFVIRQAAPFFTESGVSPRERITEFLTSRRWFPEHQAHPEYGILAIIAGSFYVTVTSLLIAVPTGLLAAVFLSDIASFRTRQVCKPLIEILAAIPSVAYGVFAVMVVAPWLQKHLGFSTGTNALNASIILSIMAMPTIISVAEDALTAVGREIREASYGLGATRAETLLRVVIPAAHSGILAAVILGMMRAVGETMVVWMASGNATQIPSPWWDLSQSVRTMTATIAGELGEVPQGTIHFHSLFAIGLVLLIFTFCLNLLSEHFILQMKKSKR, encoded by the coding sequence ATGACAACAGCCGTCAGTCAATCAGATGAAGCGGTACGGTTTCCCCGGCCGCTGCGTCTTACGTTTCGAGATGACCTGCGAAGCACCCTGCTATCCTGGTTTGTGAAGTCTTTTCTGTTTGTCGTCACATTCTGCTCGGTAGCAGCCGTTCTTCTGATTTTCGTTTTTGTCATTCGCCAGGCAGCTCCTTTCTTTACGGAAAGCGGAGTTTCACCCCGAGAGAGAATCACAGAGTTTCTTACGAGCCGGCGCTGGTTTCCTGAACACCAGGCTCATCCGGAATACGGCATTCTGGCTATCATTGCCGGGTCTTTTTATGTCACCGTCACCTCCCTGCTGATTGCCGTACCGACCGGCCTGCTGGCCGCCGTCTTTCTGAGCGACATTGCTTCCTTTCGCACACGTCAGGTCTGCAAGCCCCTGATTGAAATTCTGGCCGCTATTCCTTCGGTGGCCTATGGGGTTTTTGCGGTGATGGTTGTAGCCCCCTGGCTTCAGAAACATCTGGGGTTTTCGACCGGCACCAATGCCCTGAATGCTTCGATAATCCTGTCAATTATGGCGATGCCGACCATCATCAGTGTGGCGGAAGATGCCCTTACGGCCGTCGGACGAGAAATTCGCGAGGCATCCTATGGTCTGGGCGCCACGCGGGCGGAAACGCTTCTGCGGGTTGTGATTCCCGCCGCCCACAGCGGCATTTTGGCGGCCGTAATCCTCGGGATGATGCGTGCTGTCGGAGAAACGATGGTGGTCTGGATGGCCTCCGGCAATGCCACGCAGATTCCCTCTCCCTGGTGGGATTTGTCTCAATCCGTCCGCACGATGACCGCCACCATCGCCGGCGAACTGGGCGAAGTGCCGCAGGGCACAATTCACTTTCATTCGCTTTTTGCCATCGGTCTGGTTTTGCTGATTTTCACCTTTTGTCTGAATCTGCTGAGTGAACATTTTATTCTGCAAATGAAAAAGTCGAAGCGATGA
- a CDS encoding DUF502 domain-containing protein, whose product MAALLPTILTIWIFVQLYVFIQDSVSIYVNRALVWVLHSLNTAWEKDFLESFWVYGPGKISGFIITIVGVVILGAFLASMAGRTLWHFWERIFFKIPLIKQVYPYIKQVTDFFLVRRELAFNRVVALEYPRKGIWSIGLVTGQGLQGVTRNNPQSYLTVFVPSSPTPFTGYVVTVPREDVLELDLTIEEALRFVISGGVITPTEHQAFQQALRQEKEKQAVS is encoded by the coding sequence ATGGCAGCACTCCTGCCGACAATCCTGACTATCTGGATATTTGTTCAATTGTATGTTTTTATTCAGGATTCCGTTAGTATTTATGTAAATAGGGCCTTGGTTTGGGTTTTGCACTCGCTGAATACCGCCTGGGAGAAGGATTTTCTCGAATCCTTTTGGGTGTACGGCCCCGGAAAAATTTCCGGTTTCATTATTACGATTGTCGGGGTTGTGATTCTGGGGGCGTTTTTGGCGAGCATGGCAGGACGGACCCTGTGGCATTTTTGGGAAAGGATTTTTTTTAAAATCCCCCTGATAAAACAGGTTTATCCGTATATCAAGCAGGTGACGGACTTTTTTCTGGTCCGGAGGGAGCTGGCTTTTAATCGGGTTGTGGCGCTGGAATATCCGCGCAAGGGAATCTGGTCGATTGGGCTTGTGACGGGGCAGGGACTTCAGGGGGTTACCCGAAACAACCCTCAAAGTTATTTGACGGTTTTTGTTCCGTCTTCACCGACCCCGTTTACCGGGTATGTGGTTACGGTTCCCCGGGAAGACGTGCTGGAGCTGGATTTGACGATTGAAGAGGCCCTTCGATTTGTCATCAGCGGCGGAGTGATTACGCCGACGGAACATCAGGCCTTTCAGCAGGCCCTGCGTCAGGAAAAGGAAAAACAAGCTGTTTCGTAA
- the raiA gene encoding ribosome-associated translation inhibitor RaiA, which produces MLFTITGRHIEITDAIRDHAKKRADKLPRFHSNIARVEVLVEEGEGPNFTVEVISHVEHEDLIAAKEMRPDLYAALDAAFDKMVRQLKKKKEKQRNNKRSGVVGPEVFGGEPEREDVA; this is translated from the coding sequence ATGCTTTTTACGATTACCGGTCGGCATATTGAAATTACGGATGCGATTCGGGACCATGCCAAAAAGCGAGCCGATAAGCTGCCGCGGTTTCACAGCAATATCGCCCGCGTGGAGGTTTTGGTGGAGGAAGGGGAAGGTCCCAATTTTACGGTGGAAGTCATCTCGCATGTTGAGCACGAAGACTTGATCGCCGCCAAAGAGATGCGTCCGGACCTCTATGCCGCGCTGGATGCTGCCTTTGACAAAATGGTCCGACAGCTGAAAAAGAAGAAGGAAAAGCAGCGGAACAACAAACGGAGCGGAGTGGTCGGACCGGAAGTATTCGGAGGGGAACCGGAGCGGGAGGATGTGGCCTAA
- the hisI gene encoding phosphoribosyl-AMP cyclohydrolase — protein MAADVQLEEGFQFTPRFDANGLITAIAQDARSGQVLMVAYMNEEALKLTIQTGNAVYYSRSRKKLWKKGEESGHVQKVVQILTDCDQDCLLLKVEVDQGQCHVGYQSCFYRALKKGTSEQLELVAQKVYDPKEAYKKK, from the coding sequence GTGGCAGCAGATGTCCAATTGGAGGAAGGATTTCAATTCACTCCACGTTTTGATGCAAACGGTCTGATTACCGCAATCGCTCAGGACGCTCGGTCCGGGCAAGTGCTGATGGTTGCTTATATGAATGAGGAGGCCCTTAAGCTGACGATTCAGACCGGGAATGCCGTATATTACAGCCGCTCCAGAAAAAAACTGTGGAAAAAAGGGGAGGAGAGCGGTCACGTCCAAAAAGTCGTGCAAATTCTGACAGATTGCGACCAGGATTGTCTTCTTCTAAAGGTGGAAGTGGACCAAGGGCAATGCCATGTAGGCTATCAATCCTGTTTTTATCGGGCTTTGAAAAAAGGCACCTCCGAACAGTTGGAGCTGGTGGCACAAAAGGTCTATGACCCGAAAGAGGCATACAAAAAGAAATAA
- a CDS encoding phosphate ABC transporter substrate-binding protein: MSAYQFRNLSTVLIGFSLLVCWAGAADKVLQIDGSTTVGPLGDAFAEVFKELHPDVSITVKKTGSGDGAAALIDGRCDIAMMSRFMKDKEFQQAIEKGVYPVAHVIAMDGVCIVVHPSNPISELRMDQVRDIYMGKITNWKELGGPDMPIVPVSRDTSSGTYESFHSMVMNNEKMAPNVEYVNSNPQAHARIRSTPGAIGYVGIGFLDRYVKPLKINGVTPTRSTIAKGIYPVSRPLFLFTNGYPKLGSIVHAFCTFYLTEKGQEIIEAKGFVPLTEY; this comes from the coding sequence ATGAGCGCGTATCAGTTCAGAAATCTGTCAACAGTACTGATTGGATTCAGTCTTCTTGTCTGTTGGGCCGGAGCCGCTGATAAAGTTCTCCAAATCGACGGCTCAACCACTGTAGGGCCGCTTGGGGATGCCTTTGCCGAGGTATTCAAGGAACTGCATCCGGATGTCTCCATCACGGTCAAGAAAACCGGCAGCGGGGATGGCGCAGCGGCTCTCATTGACGGCCGATGCGACATCGCGATGATGAGCCGTTTTATGAAAGACAAGGAGTTCCAGCAGGCCATTGAAAAAGGAGTTTATCCCGTGGCCCACGTGATTGCGATGGACGGGGTCTGCATCGTCGTCCACCCTTCCAATCCGATTTCTGAACTTCGCATGGACCAGGTTCGGGATATCTACATGGGCAAAATCACGAACTGGAAAGAGCTGGGCGGTCCGGATATGCCGATTGTTCCCGTCAGCCGGGACACCTCCAGCGGCACCTATGAATCCTTCCATTCGATGGTAATGAACAATGAGAAGATGGCCCCTAACGTTGAATACGTCAACTCCAATCCGCAGGCCCATGCCCGGATTCGAAGCACCCCCGGCGCCATCGGATATGTCGGCATCGGATTCCTTGACCGGTATGTCAAACCCCTGAAAATCAACGGCGTTACGCCGACCCGCTCTACGATCGCCAAAGGCATCTATCCTGTCAGCCGGCCTCTGTTTCTCTTCACGAACGGCTATCCCAAACTCGGTTCGATTGTACATGCCTTCTGCACCTTCTATCTGACGGAAAAAGGGCAGGAGATTATTGAAGCCAAGGGATTTGTACCGTTGACTGAATATTAA
- a CDS encoding putative porin, producing MTGKWKWTWTAVFAVLLFGTAWADEISELRKEQEKLYNQLAEMNNRLLKMEAAQKEQAQKLAKVQESGGFEIPETLSWLEKIKLYGDFRYRYECRDRDWKSDPKDDRHRIRARVGVQFQINEEYLFDFRVATSEFLKDEDGAIIPGSAANAANQTLGDYWAGKNLWVDRAYVAYTPKAVEGLTVLAGKTYNPFYVGKSDLIWDSDVNPEGIGLQYTKPWTEKDELFINAFVGYIEENGSSADKRMFGGQVGLAHTFEDKSKATFGVSYYDYSNVEGQALPAINSQVIDNGAAGNSNGGTNYLYDYNLVNAFGQYAFKLGSYPFAAFGDYVINTASGVKEDTGWLAGFTFNKAKDPGTWDFTYSYRDLEADAVLGAFADSDFADGGTNVKGHKINWTYILAKNASFGISYYLADKLEQKPNEDYKRIQLDFVVKF from the coding sequence ATGACAGGAAAATGGAAATGGACATGGACGGCGGTTTTCGCAGTTCTGCTTTTCGGCACCGCCTGGGCCGATGAAATCAGCGAACTGCGAAAAGAACAGGAAAAACTGTACAACCAGCTGGCAGAAATGAACAACCGCCTGCTCAAGATGGAGGCCGCTCAAAAGGAACAGGCCCAGAAGCTTGCCAAAGTGCAGGAAAGCGGCGGCTTTGAAATCCCCGAGACGCTCAGCTGGCTGGAAAAAATCAAACTCTACGGGGATTTCCGCTATCGGTATGAGTGCCGCGATCGGGATTGGAAGTCTGATCCGAAGGACGACCGTCACCGCATCCGCGCCCGTGTCGGCGTACAGTTCCAAATCAATGAGGAATATCTCTTCGACTTCCGAGTAGCCACTTCTGAATTCCTCAAAGATGAAGACGGTGCGATTATCCCGGGTTCCGCTGCCAACGCCGCCAACCAGACCCTTGGTGACTACTGGGCCGGCAAAAACCTCTGGGTTGACCGGGCCTATGTGGCCTACACGCCAAAAGCCGTTGAAGGTCTGACCGTCCTTGCCGGTAAGACCTACAATCCTTTCTACGTCGGCAAAAGTGACTTAATTTGGGACAGCGATGTCAATCCGGAAGGAATTGGTCTGCAGTACACCAAACCCTGGACGGAAAAAGATGAGCTGTTTATCAATGCCTTTGTCGGCTATATCGAAGAAAACGGCAGTTCAGCCGACAAGCGGATGTTCGGCGGACAAGTCGGCCTGGCTCATACCTTTGAGGATAAATCCAAAGCCACCTTCGGAGTGTCCTACTACGACTACTCCAACGTCGAAGGGCAAGCTCTTCCCGCTATTAACAGCCAGGTCATCGACAACGGAGCCGCGGGCAACTCCAATGGCGGCACAAACTACCTCTATGATTATAACCTCGTCAATGCCTTCGGTCAGTATGCCTTCAAACTCGGCTCCTATCCGTTTGCCGCATTCGGTGACTATGTCATTAATACAGCCTCCGGCGTTAAGGAGGATACCGGCTGGCTGGCCGGCTTTACCTTCAACAAGGCCAAAGACCCTGGCACATGGGATTTCACCTACAGCTATCGTGACCTCGAAGCCGATGCTGTGCTGGGCGCGTTTGCCGATTCCGACTTTGCAGACGGCGGGACAAACGTAAAAGGACACAAGATAAACTGGACCTACATCCTCGCCAAGAATGCTTCCTTTGGCATTAGCTATTATTTAGCTGACAAACTCGAACAGAAACCAAACGAAGATTACAAGCGTATCCAGCTCGATTTTGTCGTGAAATTCTGA
- a CDS encoding lysylphosphatidylglycerol synthase transmembrane domain-containing protein, with translation MHERQQTIRNRVFFVLRLCVVAGACYLIFKNLNYQEFAGSFKQLKAWVIGVAVAVKFITESAMAFRWWILLRALGVFIPLKTALRLHFHGLFFSSFLPSSTGGDFIRAWYVTRHTEKRGLSALSVFVDRFAGLFSTALIAVVTFVFWFDRSVWPLADAGTAGQTISRFILISIVLSVLVLSAGLFWIVRKTPNRVSETDGFLVKIIQKSLLYTREIISAFFRKWWLFPVLISLTILFQSLTFISFWLIGMDLGVAGQLRHYFLFFPLVWVIGVIPVSIAGLGILEGGVVLLFVKVAGASPETAAALAVCQRALFLIVSIPGIFVHLRADYLPKTKEHIFIDGSE, from the coding sequence TTGCACGAAAGGCAGCAGACGATTCGGAATAGGGTGTTTTTTGTCCTTCGGCTCTGTGTCGTCGCGGGGGCGTGCTATCTGATTTTTAAAAATCTGAACTATCAGGAATTTGCCGGTTCTTTCAAACAGCTCAAGGCCTGGGTTATTGGAGTCGCCGTTGCCGTTAAATTTATCACGGAAAGTGCAATGGCCTTCCGCTGGTGGATTCTCCTGCGTGCGTTGGGGGTTTTTATCCCTCTGAAAACGGCTCTTCGGCTCCATTTTCACGGACTTTTTTTCAGCAGTTTTCTGCCGAGCTCGACAGGGGGCGATTTTATTCGAGCCTGGTATGTGACTCGACATACCGAGAAACGAGGTCTGTCAGCGCTGAGTGTTTTTGTGGATCGATTTGCCGGATTGTTTTCCACGGCCTTGATTGCAGTTGTAACCTTTGTTTTCTGGTTTGACAGGTCCGTTTGGCCCTTGGCAGATGCCGGAACGGCCGGCCAAACGATAAGCCGCTTTATTCTGATTTCCATCGTGTTAAGTGTTTTGGTGTTGTCCGCCGGTTTGTTCTGGATTGTACGGAAAACCCCAAACCGGGTTTCTGAAACTGACGGGTTTTTGGTAAAAATCATTCAAAAATCCCTTCTTTATACCAGAGAAATCATATCAGCATTCTTCCGAAAATGGTGGCTTTTTCCCGTCCTGATTTCCCTTACGATTCTTTTTCAGAGTCTGACTTTTATCAGTTTTTGGCTGATTGGGATGGATTTGGGGGTTGCCGGGCAGTTACGACATTATTTTTTGTTCTTTCCGCTGGTGTGGGTGATTGGGGTTATTCCGGTCAGCATAGCCGGTCTGGGGATTTTGGAGGGAGGGGTCGTTCTGCTGTTTGTCAAAGTTGCCGGGGCCAGTCCGGAGACGGCGGCTGCTTTGGCGGTTTGCCAGCGGGCCCTGTTTTTGATTGTTTCGATTCCGGGTATTTTTGTCCACTTGAGAGCGGATTATCTGCCCAAGACCAAAGAACATATTTTTATTGACGGGTCGGAGTAA
- a CDS encoding HPr family phosphocarrier protein produces MSEPVAEIEVEIQNEEGLHLRPAVQFVDLASRFRSAITVSHGSVQADAKSVMEMTLLAAACGSRLKIRAVGPDAHEAIAALGELVAKNFHSAPQSADARKKG; encoded by the coding sequence GTGAGTGAACCGGTTGCGGAAATTGAGGTGGAGATTCAGAATGAAGAGGGTCTTCATTTGCGCCCTGCGGTGCAGTTTGTGGACCTGGCCAGCCGGTTTCGCTCTGCGATAACGGTGTCGCACGGTTCGGTTCAGGCGGACGCCAAGAGTGTGATGGAAATGACCCTTTTGGCGGCGGCGTGCGGCAGCCGTCTGAAAATTCGGGCTGTCGGTCCGGATGCCCACGAGGCGATTGCGGCTCTCGGGGAGCTGGTCGCAAAAAATTTCCATTCGGCCCCCCAGTCAGCGGATGCGAGAAAAAAAGGATAA